The genome window CAGCCGGAAGATCCTCGGCAGGCGGAGCAGCCGGAGCATGGAGGCGCCGCCTCCGGGAAAGAGAAAGGAAAAGAAGACGTCCCAGGGGATGGTGGCCGCCCAGTCCATCCACCAGTCCCGGACATAGTCCTTTTCTTTCCCGCCGTAAGTGAAAAACCGGGCCGTGAGCTCCACGGAGAAAAGGGCGGAAAAGAACAGATTCAGCCACTCAAGGAAAAGGTGGTCGAACAGGATAGACGCTATGGCGGCGAGAACCGACGCCGAAATGAGGAAGAGCAGCGCCCCCTCCACGACGGGATGCCGGAAGAAGAGGTCGACCTTCCTGGAGTAAGCGCCCTTGTCCGCAGAGAGAATCCCCATGGCGCAGCCTCCTGTGAAGGGATTGTGCGGGGAATGGACCCGCTGCCGTCAGCCCTATCCGGGACAGCCCGTTTCGGCTTCGCCGCCGGGCGGAACGGGAGAGGTTCCCTTTCGCCGCATTGTTGCCGCTGTACACTCTTGGTATTGTATCCTTGATTGATGTGTCTTTGCAATAAAATGGTCCGGGAGGGAAGGTTTTGTCAAAATGAACCTTAACAGGCCAAATAAGACAATAAGTTGACATGCTGTTGCACTTCCCTGAAGATTGAGCTCAAAACAAAATAGCTGCAGTTATTTCCTGATTCCAGGAAATTGTGAGCAGATGAATCTGAATTAAGGAGGGGATTAGGTTGAACAACAGTTTTTTCGTGTTCCGGGAACCGGAGAATGAGCCTCTCCTCGGCTATGCACCGGGGACGCCGGAAAAACGGTCGTTGAAGGCAGCCCTGGCAAAGGTCCGTTCCGAGGTTCCGGAGATACCCCTGATCATAGGGGGAAGAGAGTATGGAAGCGAAGAAAAGGGGCGGGTGGTGATGCCCCATGATCACGGCCACATCCTTGCGACACACTGCAAGGCATCACCGGAGGACGTGGAAAGGGCTGTCAAGGAGGCGGCCAGGGCAAAGAAAGAATGGGAAAATACCCCCTGGACCGAACGGGCCGCTGTGATGCTCAAAATCGCGGAACTCTTCACCACGGAGTACAGGGACCTCCTTCTCGCCTCCACCATGCTCGGCCAGAGCAAAAACGTCTTCCAGGCCCAGATCGACGCCGTTGCCGAGGCGGCGGATTTCATACGGTTCAACGTGGCCTACGCTTCCTCCATATACGCCGAACAGCCACGTCTGGACAGGGACAGTCTCAACAGGATGGAGTACCGCCCTCTCGAAGGCTTCGTTTTTGCGGTGACCCCCTTCAACTTCACGGCCATTGCGTCCAACCTCGTCCTTGCCCCCGTGCTGATGGGGAACACAGTGCTCTGGAAACCCGCGGGCACGTCCCTGCTTTCCAGCTATTACCTGATGAAGATCTACGAGAAGGCCGGCCTTCCCGCCGGGGTGGTGAACTTCCTTCCCGGTTCGGGAGAGATGATCAGCCAAGTAGTGACGAAACACCCGGACCTGGCGGGAATACACTTCACCGGGTCCACGGACGTGTTCTCGAAGCTGTGGATGCAGTGCGCGGAAAACCTGCGGAACTACCGGTCCTTCCCGCG of Aminivibrio pyruvatiphilus contains these proteins:
- the pruA gene encoding L-glutamate gamma-semialdehyde dehydrogenase → MNNSFFVFREPENEPLLGYAPGTPEKRSLKAALAKVRSEVPEIPLIIGGREYGSEEKGRVVMPHDHGHILATHCKASPEDVERAVKEAARAKKEWENTPWTERAAVMLKIAELFTTEYRDLLLASTMLGQSKNVFQAQIDAVAEAADFIRFNVAYASSIYAEQPRLDRDSLNRMEYRPLEGFVFAVTPFNFTAIASNLVLAPVLMGNTVLWKPAGTSLLSSYYLMKIYEKAGLPAGVVNFLPGSGEMISQVVTKHPDLAGIHFTGSTDVFSKLWMQCAENLRNYRSFPRLVGETGGKNFLVVHPSADVDAAVTAMVRGAFEYQGQKCSAVSRCYIPKSLREKILSLAGRMIADMKTGSPEDFRNFINAVIDEASFDNCMKYISAARTSTEADILFGGRGDKSAGYFVEPTVIETTDPEFVTMREEIFGPVLTLYTYEDDRFGEILELCDRSSPYGLTGAVFAADRKALALAARKLKYAAGNFYVNDKPTGAVVGKQPFGGSRASGTNDKAGSRLNLLRWTSPLTVKENLRPPRWYAYPFMDEE